TAATTTCATACCTCATCATTTTTAGAGCAAACTCCACATCTTAATATTAACATTAATGGAGTTATGCAAGAGGTCTATTCTAGCTTGCTCCCAAAGATGAGTTGGTAGATGCCTGCTTCTGAAATGCACGTTACATCTTGGTTTCCACCAGGCGTTACCATTTTGGTAAGACCTTTATACTCTTTGTTCACTTTAGTAGAGATCGTTTTGCTTGGATCTGCATAGCCCAACACTCTGGCGACATCAATTCCA
Above is a genomic segment from Merismopedia glauca CCAP 1448/3 containing:
- a CDS encoding BRO-N domain-containing protein codes for the protein MSNLSIFQFDSQEIRFVEIDGTPYVVGIDVARVLGYADPSKTISTKVNKEYKGLTKMVTPGGNQDVTCISEAGIYQLIFGSKLE